AGATCTCCCGTCAACCCTGGCTTATAGATGGATAATGGATTTTGAATTTACTGGGACAGGGTCGTCTTCTTGAAGGGCTGGGCCGCCCGGAGCCAAGGAGGATTGCAGTGGCTAGCTGGCGGATGagcagtgagatggaggtagggcTGGTACTGGTGCCTCATTCTGCATCCCATGGCACTGATTTGGCTGCTACAGCGGTGGATACTAGTGCTGTTTAATGTCTCGCTGTAGAGTGGCATTGGCTTGTGGCTGTCGTTTCACATTGTGTGGTGTTTGCAAGgaggcgtgtgtttgtgtgtttagggCCGGCTGAGGATGTTTTAGAGGTGTGTGAGACGGGCGGAGAGATTGCATTCTCAGACACCTCTTATTGTTGTCCCTGAGCTCTGGGCTGCTGGACCCCCACCCCCTCCCTGGGTCAGCTGGTGCATTGCTATGGCAACCCTGGTCCACTCCCTGGTCCACTTTGTGTAGCTGTTAGCGATAGTGCTAATGATAACCGTCAGCTGGTAGACGGAAAGGGTTTCCCGAAAAACCTTCAGTTAAATGTTGACTAAAAAGTAGCCTCTGCCTttctggcagaatgatatcatgattttTTGCATCAATCCAATGGCCacttgttttgcaaactctgaaATCACATGAGCGCTACACCACCATCAAGCCTCCAGTTGACAGATAGAGCTGGTGaataagtagtggggatgggggACAATATTGAGCGGATgagcagggggaatggaagcactgggtaaaaaaaaaaggctCCAGGTAACCCCCCCCTTCCTTCCTCTTTATTTATCCCCCCCATCCATGAGAGAAGGGAGAGTCGGTGAGGGGAAATTAATGATATGCTACATTAGAGAGAATTGATACCCTGGCCTGAACATcaatgtattgtgtgtgttctgtgttgatgggtttgtgtgggtgtgttctTTCCTCCTTGCCCCAGTGTGTGTTGTAATACAGATACTTTTTGTAGGAGGGAGGAGCAGGTCATGTACTGTGTGTGGGAGCATTGTTTACACAGCCAAACGCTGCGGTCTTTAAGTAGCATTACATGTTACAGAAATACCTTAAAGAACCTGGGAGAAGTATTAAGCCTAACTATTACAGAATACTGTAAATACCCTAAAATAGTGCGATGGGATTTAAAGGGTATACAGCTGCTGAACACAGAGGTAAATCTGTTCTTTATTCCTTTTCCCTCTTCCTCCTCGCATTCCTCTTCCCTATTCCCTTTTGCTTTccacctctcctttcccctcttcctcttctttcctctctccagCGGTCGGGCACGCGGCGGCGCTACCATGACGATGGTATCTCGGACGACGAGATCGAGGGGAAGAGGACCTTTGACCTGGAGGAGAAGCTGACGAGCGAGAGGTTCACCTCAGACAGGGTCAAACGCATGGAGGGGAAAGGTCAGTGTTGGTTGTCATCACCGTAGAATGACGGAGGGTTTGAGACATTGGCTGCATctgaaattgcaccctatttcctatatgaAATGCACTGAAGGGAATAGGGTCTCATTCGCACGTCGCTTACAAACTTGAGTGGCTTTGAGGATTCCCGTTTAGTTTATGGCTTATTGTGGTTTGTTTTTCCAGACCTCACGTTTGAGTACATCCAAAGAGGTGGGTTGAGGGACCCGATCATCTTTGAGAAGCCAGACGGACTGGGCATCAAGTACGTCCTACTTTTCCCCCTCAACTCTGTTGGAAACACACTCACTTTATTCTCTCTGGGGCGATTAGAATGGCTGAGATTGCGTTTAGTTTGTAAGTCTCTGAGTAATATGTAACCCTGGTTTGTCGTGCTCCCTAAAGGATGCCAGATCCAGACTTCAGTGTGAACGACGTCAAGATATTTGTCGGTAAGATTCCCTCCTCCAGTGCTTCTATCCAAACACGCCTCTTCCCTTTTCCAGTTCCTCTCCTTCacccacttctctctctttctctccatcataACACTCCCTCATTTACATCTCCTTTATTTCTCTCCTTCCCATTTTTAACACCACAGTCAACCAAACAagccctgcaggctctagtttgatcGGATCTTGACCGTATTGCCCGgtgatatggtcaagtgctgcaaagaaggacctagaaaagctgcagctggcccagaacagagctgcAAGTGTTGCCCTTCAATGTACAcatgtcagtctctcttggctccAAGTACAGGAGAGATTTGACTGCATCAATTCTTGTTTTTGAGAAATATTGTTAATTTCCAAATTGTCTGTATAAACCATTTCTATATAACTCTGATAGGCATGCttacccaccagacatgccaccaggggtctcttcacagtcgaGACCAAATCGAGAACAGATTCAAGGCAACGCACATTATTCTAGAGACGTTATCATATGGCACACCCTTCCATCTCAAATGACTCAAGCAAACCGCAAAAAAATTGCTTCAAAACAACACCTCACAGAACAATGCCGCTCCCCATCTGACCTAATTAACTGATAGCCATTATGTACAGAGCATTCAGAACATATTcggaccccttcaccttttccacattttgtcacgttacagccttattctaaaatggattaaactgtatagtttttttcatctatctaaacacaataccccataatgacaaagcaaaaacatgtttttggacatttttgcaaaaaaaaaatgtatatattattcagaccctttactcactactttgttgaagcacctttggcagcgattacagcctcgagtcttcttgggtatgatgctacaagtttggcacgcctgtatttggggagtttctcccattattctctgcagattctctcaagctcggtcaggttggatggggagcgttgctgcacagctattttcaagtctctccagagatgtttgatcgggttcaagtccgggctctggctgggccactcaaggacattcagtgacttctcccgaagccactcttgcattgtcttggctgtgtgcttagggtcgttgtcctgttggaaggtgaaccttggccccagaatgaggacctgagcgctccggagcaggttgtcatcaaggatctctctgtactttgctccattcatctttgccttgatcctgaccagtctcccagtccatgcctgctgctgagaaacatccccacatcatgatgctgtcaccaccatgctttactgtagggatggtgccaggttttctccagatgtgacgcttggcattcaggccaaagagttctatcttggtttcatcagaccagacaatcttgtttctcatggtctgagagtcctttaggtgccttgtggaaaactccaagctggctatcatgtgccttttactgaggagtggcttccatctggccactctaccataaaggcctgattggtggagtcctgcagagatggttgtccttctggaatgttctctggagctctctttcagagtgaccatcaggttcttggtcacctctctgaccaaggcccttctcatccggttgctcagtttggcctggtggccagctctaggaagagtcttggtggttccaaacttcttcagtttaagaatgatggaggccaatgtatTCTTGAGGACCTGCAATATgggcagacatgttttggtacccttccccagatctgtgcctcgacacaatcctgtctcggagctctacggataattccttcaacctcatggcttgatctttgctctgacatgctctgtcaattgtgggaccttaaatagacgtgtgtgcctttccaaatcatgtccaatcaatggaatttaccacaggtggattccaatcaagttgtagaaacatctcaaagatgatcaatggaaacaggatgcacctgagctcgatttcgagtctcctagcaaagggtctgaaatcttatgtaaatatggtatttctgttttttttatcttTAAGTTagcaaaacattaaaaaaaaaatatatatatatatatataataatttgcttgccattttggggtattgtgtgtagattgatgagatttgtatttatttaatcaattttagaaaaaggctgtaacgtaacaaaatgtggaaaaggcagCGTGCCTGAACCTTTCGAATGCACCGTACATATAATGATGTGTGGGTAACTGTCAGTAGGGCCTTTTTTTGTTCCCATTTTAATTGGTGTAGttcagtccttgagctgttcttgtctattgatgttctcaTGTCATGTTTCGTGTTctggaagagtagcttctgcttcAGCGACAGTTAATGGGGATCCCAATAGAATACCAAATACTCTCTTACCTTCCAttttcctcctctcaccttttctgtctccctctttctctcctttgttCCTCTCACCGTATCACCCCTCTGTCTGTACCCCTGCTCCCCCAGGCAGCAGGCGTATGATGGATGTGATGGATGTCAGTACTCAGAAGGGTATAGAGATGTCTATGGCCCAGTGGAGACGTTACTACGAGACGCCCCCCTCCCAGAGGGACAAACTCTACAACGTCATCAGCCTGGAGTTTAGCCACACCAAGCTGGAGAACCTGGTCCAGAGGCCTGCATCGGTCAGTCTGagagatacatacatacatacatacataccaagCTGACGGACCTGGTCCAGAGGCCCACGTTGGCCAGTCTGAGACAcacgcggacacacacacatgtatatatcggcacacacaccctcctgtctgttcTTACCGCCTCCTGTGTATCCTATCAGGTGGACATCATAgactgggtggacaacatgtggCCTCGGCacctgaaggagagacagagagactccaCCAACTCCATCACAGACATGCAGTACCCCAAAGTGCAGAAGTAAGGCtcatctgtgtcccaaatggcaccctatatagtgcacaacttgaCCATGGTCCGTAGGCCCTGTCAACTCCATCACAGATATGCAGTACCCCAAAGTGCGGAAGTGCGACCCTCTCCCTCATCAACTGcattctccttccctctttctctcctctcctcctctgttccagGTACTGTCTAATGAGTGTGCAGGGCTGCTACACGGACTTCCACATAGACTTCGGAGGTTCCTCGGTCTGGTACCACATACTGCGTGGAGGCAAGGTAACAACGGACTACTTGATCTTACAATGTacgacttggactcgagtctCGACCCGTTCTATTTGGGACCTGACTTAAGACTCGGACCCTACGACTTGGGACTCGAATAAGAGTGACTCTAGTTTCCTCTCACTTCTTACCTCTTGAGCTCTTACTTCCTGTCAGGTGTTCTGGCTGATCCCGCCCACGCCTCAGAACCTGGAGTTGTATGAGGACTGGGTGTTGTCAGGGAAACAGGGAGACATCTTCCTGGGAGACAAGGCCCAGGACTGTCAGAGGATAGAGCTGAAGCAGGGCTATACCTTCATGATCCCCTCAGGTACccacttaatatgttgtgaaatctggtGTGAATGGAttgtaatgttgttgttttttaaatgtagaactgccttaattttgctggactccaggaagagtagctgctgccttggcagcacacacacacacacacgtttaatcATACTCATactttggcacacacacacatacagatattTAACTGTTTAAACTTTAACCTAGTGTTCCTGTTTCTAATGTTTCTTTGTTTGTGTCCTATCAGGTTGGATCCACGCGGTCTACACTCCAGTGGACACCCTGGTGTTTGGGGGAAACTTCCTCCACAGCTTCAACATCCCCATGCAACTCAACATCTACAGCATCGAGGACAGGACACGGGTGggacacacactctctttcatctctctctcctaaatGCActgactctttttttttttattcctgaGCACTCGTAGAAGAGACGTTCCAATGTATGTAGTGGAAGTTACTAATAAATTGAAAGTTTAACTTGGTGTCTCTGCAGGTACCAGCTAAGTTCCGTTACCCGTTCTACTATGAGATGTGTTGGTACGTGTTGGAGAGATACCTCTTCAGTCTGACCAACACCTCCTACCTCACGCCTGACTTCCAGAAACACTCCCTGGGCATCGGTCAGTGCCAACactaccccctctctgtctctctctgttctctcacccctcccctctgtttctctgttctctcacccctcccctctGTTTCTTTGTTCTCTCACCCCTGTTCTCACCcctccccctctgctctctcaccctctctctccccctctctgttctctcacccctcccctctgtttctctgttctcacccccccccccctctgctctccctctgttctctcaccccctccatctctctctccaccacctctACTATTCCAGCTTTACAGCAGGCAGCTCAGCACTTCTCTAACCACCATTACTCTATATTAGGTGGTTACGTTTGAATGACAGCACGAGATCTATAACTCGAGACGTGCGTTCTCTGTATTTCGTTAGACTAAAAACCGTGCCTTTTCTCTTTCCAACTCCACCTCTTAATCTCTccgtccatccctccctccctccctcccgccaggTCTTACCAGAGACCCCTCCACCTGTGAGTCGGTCAACGGGCACAcccaggaggaggatgaagaggaggctcCCCCGACCCAGGGCTCTAAGcccggggtgaaggttcacctcaCGCCCTTTGAGCTGGAGGGGCTGTGGAACCTGCTGGGGAAGCTAGAGTCTCTGCCCTCACAGAAGAACTGTGTCCCGGCGGGCATACACGATGCTCCCGCTCTGCTGCACGACATCAGggtgagggatggatggatgtggGTGTCTGACAGAATGAAATATCCTCATATCAAAGTGGATGCATACGCATGACTGACtgactaagtcactttggataaaaaccGTCTGCTAAATGGCGTATATATTATaaaggttttgtgtgtgtgttttcatgtaCTGACCTTCTCTTGTCCTCTGTAAGGCCCTGCTGAAGGAGCATGCTAATGACATCCCCAAACTGTCCTACACTGGCAAGCCCATCGTCAAGTGGCCCAAGAGGGTGAGAAGCAGACACCGCATTCAGTCACATGCTCATATTGGCCCTTTACACTCCTACCCATATACATGATCAGATTGGCAGGTTTGGAGGGCAATACGCGCCTTCATTTGgacgcagtggctgtacagtaacttgATATAcctgacgtcagagctcagtctGTCTGCTTCACAGCGCTGGATGGGTTTGGACTGACAGCCGTGTTTTGAACTTGAGCACCACACGCGACAAGAAGATGCCCTCGTCCCTCCCGCTAATTGGGCGACCTATTGCACCTTTTTTtgttgtctgactgagagaaacgCTGTAAATTTAAGAGGACTCGGATGTATTTAGAACGGTGGAAAGGTCGAGGATGAcaataaataccgctttgatgtcgttacaagcaagccaaacacctgggagtccaaatgtgcacttcacttTTCCGTATCATAAAAGTCATGTCTATACAGTGACAACGTTACAAGATAACATGGCGGCGTACCCTGTTccgaacagaatgagcctatgtttgtttgtttgtgggggGGGAATTAGCCGCGGAACAAGCACTCCTGACTGACTTTCTATGCTCACCAAAATTCcaatctgtttctctgaattgtCTTGTGAAAGCCTAACGCTGTAAGATCGTATTTTAGAACTTAGcgagtcatgttggcaatagaatacgctttcaaatgatgcccacctcaCCCAGACTGCAGTTTTCTAGTGAGATGTTTTTGGACAGCGTGAACCACAACAGTAATTGTACGACGTTGccgatgcagggctgtgttccaaacaaatcAACTACAAGTCtgctgctctagttcctcaacggcacaactaggagagctcaaaaaaaAGTACCTTTTTttttatagttgaagactcttcacataaaagtgcattgaaattcatattttttataaTGTTACTGAAAGTATCCAgattacagtaaatgtaaaatgcaaatCAAGTTTAAATGTTTGGATTCcatcttgtgtcaggtgaactgttgtcctCAACTTTGGTTTAatcattttcccataatgtccAAACTGTTGCTACCGTGTTTATGCTTTTTAATAGTTGTTCTGTGAGAAACATAAACCTGTAGCCCGGTCCATATAGGCCTATCCCCACaagtgttaacacacacacatacatactgtgCAAGTCATGCCACATTCTTAGACTGCTACACACCTCACTTTAAATCGATGTACTTTTCTGACTCCTAAATCCAAGGGTGATTTAATCCACAGAGGGATGCTTTCCCAGACAGATTTAAGCCTAGTGCTGGACTGTTGCCTTCGTCTCCCCTATTgtttagattattattatttttttttactttgaatTCACCTTTATCTCAATAATTCTCGTCCCCCTCCTTCCAGCCGTCGTGGTACcagccccctccccctcctcccccggtGGCTCGTCCCAAGCTGTCTGCCACGGTGGTGCCCCCGCGACCCCAGAAGCCCGCTTCCTCCATGTCCGTGCTGCGGCGGCGGCGTGTGCGGTGTAAGCGCTGCGAGGCGTGCGTCAGGACGGAGTGCGGGGACTGTAACTTCTGCAGGGACATGAAGAAGTTCGGAGGGCCGGGGAAACTCAAACAGACCTGCGTGCTCCGACAGTGTCTGGCGGTGAGAGCGAGccggggggtgtgtgtgtgtgtgagcgagtgggatggtgtgtgtgtgtgtgagagagagagagcgagcggggggGAGGGAGGGCATGTGTgggtttggatgtgtgtgtgtgagatgtttCATCCGTACAGTAGAAGCATTgtcactgtctccctctctttgctAGCTGTGTGTATCGTCTACTGCTTTCCTTTGATGCCTGGGTCCTTACTCTGTATCTCTTCTTCCCAGCTAgtatacggtgtgtgtgtgtgtgtgtgtgtgtcattctgaCAGAATATACTAGTCTGTCAGTATATTaactcttccctttctctcccccagcCGGGTCTGCCCCTGTCAGTGGTGTGTGAGATCTGTGCAGAGGGGaaccaggagggaggagaggggccaGTCTTCGCCCTCACCCTCATGGAGTGTTCCAACTGTGCCCAGATAGCCCACCCCGCCTGCCTGAAGGTAACACCGACACTCTCCTCAAACTATACCCTACCTTCAAGTTTCAGCTTGATTTGCCATATGTAATAAATGCATGTTGAAATCTTACTCACCAGAGCTCTCACAATCAAATCAGCATTAAAACACACGACATCACTTTTAGTTGTTGTCTGTCATCAGTACAGATGGAGGTTaaactctccctctacctctctctgttggTTCTCAAACAAAATGCTTTACACTTCTCtgaccatctctctctgtctctctccctccacctctgtctctctccctccacctctgtctctctccacctctgtctctctctccaccactgtctgtctctctggctccaccactgtctctctggctcctccactgtctctctggctccaccactgtctctctggctccaccactgtctctctctgtctctccgtctctgtgtgtctctaggTAACAGGGGATGGTGTGGTGAATACAGATCTGCCCAGCTGCTGGGAGTGTCCCAAATGTGTTCTGGGAATCACCGACACTGAGGTAGACCCTcctctatccacacacacacacacacacactgtgtcccGGCTAGCTAACGGCCGTGACTCTCTCCCTGTGCTGTGTGTCAGTCTTCGGGCACCGATGATGATGACAGTGGGGCTCCGTTGGCCTCGGCGCTGGCGTGAGCTCCCTCTCCGCCACCCAGGGGCCTCTAGGGGTCTCCATGGAGCCAGGCTCTGCTCCTGGGTTGGGGGATGAGGGCTGGGGCAGGGCGATACTGCTATACCCAGGGCTGGTTCCCAACCCCCCCTCCTGGTTCTCCGAGGCGCCCCTTCCCTCCCCTGGGCAGCTACTACTAGAGCAGCACGGCCTCAAGCGGGCGGGGAGATGGGCAAGCGGGCGCAGGAAGAGGGTGAGAGGCCTACCGCTGCCACCGTCCTTCCCCCCCGCCCGTTACATCATCATCACGCGCCTATCGCTGCTCTGACTGACGAGGGGAGCAGCTGGGGGAGACGTGGGGCTTTGGGCTCCACAAATACTGTCTGAATGTAGAACCCTTTGCTTTAGGGTCGATATCAGATACTTTATCTGTGTCTGTTTTCagcttgcctggcttaatggaccaatagaaaagtctggcactccaggcagactcaaGAAAAATATTTAAAGGGGTTTTcaactatttgaacccaggtctagtCCATGTATTTGTGAGACAGTATTTGTGGAGCAGAAAGTGTTTGTAGCCTGAACGAAAGCCCAGTGCATGTGGAGGTTGAGCGAGAGAAACAGCAGCTTGTGATGTGAATGTGCTTGTCTGTCTTCAGTGCAGCAGGCATtatgtcaacagagatgttacagTATTCAATGAACAGTGAATTTCTGTTGCATTGatgtttctttctttttttgaTTTCAGGTGAAGGGGGACAAGAATAAAATGTTACACGCGGTAAGTATGGCAGCCAATAAAAAGGTATTCAATTAAACCGAAGACAGTTTTTCACCCTTTCCCTAAAGGATACTTTGctccctcttctttcctctctcctttcctctgcccTCTTTCATTttctcctttcctccttcctTCCAGAAACGCAAGTCTTCTTCGTATCTCGACGGTCGCATCGCCAAGATCTACCGTCGCCACAGCCGAGACGACGACGACTCGggcagtgatgatgatgatgatgatgacgaaggCTCCAGGGGCGGAGGAGGAGGCGCGGCGCAGAAGATGTCCGGGCCACGCCCACGCGGCAGTGGCTCCGCCTCTCGGAGAGGTTACGGGACTGGGAGGCGGGGCATTTGGAGAGGCTCCTCCCACAGAGGGGCAGGCCGCGGAAGCGGGCTGGCCCCTCACTCCTCCCTGAAGATGAGGCGCGGCAGAGGAGGGCTGGGGGCGGGccgaggggatagagagggggggcgtagggagaggggagggagagtacgCCTCCGGGGAGGCACCAGGATGCAGAGACGCAGGGACGAGTCAGAGGAGGATGACGACGATGATGACGACGACGAGGAAGATGACGACAGCGAGGAAGATCGGCAGCATCACCACCGGCAACGCCGCAGGCGGAGGAGAACGGACGACGATGAGGAAGACGACGATGAGGAAGACGACGATGAGGAAGACAGCTCGGCCCGGGACCTGGAGGGGGAGGATGAGGACGTGGAGGATGAGGAAGACGACGAGAACCGGTCAGACTCTGAACCAGAGCCTCCCGTCCTCCTGGTGTCTGACCTTAACGACGACCTCCTAAACGGCTCGTACCTGACAGTGACCCTACAGCGCCCCCCCAGGGCCAAACGCCACCCCGGCTCCATCGTGCCCAAGCTGGAGGCCGCCATGTCTCCCAGAACCCACGGCGGCGGTCCAGGTTACGTCCAGCATAAAACCCTCGGGAAGACGCGGCACAAAAACGGCACGGTCGCCACCGGCAACGGCCTGGCCCAGCCCGCCAAGAATCCAGTCGGCCGGCCGCCTCGTCATCGTATCAACAATCCCCACGGCGACACagcagacagggaaagagagagggacactgcCTCTCATTCCTCCTCTGACTCCTCGgcctccccccccacccctcctccccactcctcccACTCTCCTTCCTCGCTCCTGTCGCTTCCCTCCTTCAAGGATGTAGGAAACGAgaaaggaggggagaaggaggtgtgGGTGGCGGTGTTCTGTTACCTGAGCAGAGCCGAGCTGGCTAGCTGTATGACTGTCTGTAAGGCCTGGTATAAATGGTGAGTGTGTTATTAGATTCCAATTCACAGCCATAAGCATGGCTTGtaagtgattggggggggggaaTCTATACAGTTGCATATTGGCATATTATTTTTGGCGATATATGGTATTAACAATATCGCAATATTTTCTGCTAGTTGgttgttctccatctttttaaatatggagccaatttgttttcagcacttatttccatgactgatccaAACTGGTTTCTCATGgctttgttgtctctctccaaCAGACATctatatggtgagcaatatgtttggaacatcgaatcgcaataaaatgaCAGTATCCAATCGCGTTACTTATAGAATCGCAAtccatatcgtatcggcacctaagtatggcGATAATAtcatatcgtgaggtccctggcaattacCAGCCCTACTTATTGTTTCTATAGACAAAGGAGTTTATTTCCTGTTTCTGGTTCAACGCAGCTTCAGGATATTTTCTTCCATTTTTAAAATGGCATGACACTCTCCTTTAATCTGTGGACCAAAGGGCACTTTCTGTGGGGCTTCTCCATGAAGCGTGGTTTTTACACCAGAGGACGAGGAGACAGTCATGTCATTTTTAATGGATGAAAAATACTAAAGCTGCGTTGAAACGGAACCAGGAAACCTCCTTTATCTAACAGTACTATCCTCGTTTCtgtacccccctctcctctcctccctcctctctgtaggaGTTGTGACAAGCGTCTGTGGAGTGGTGTGGATGTATCGcggtgtccctccctctcctcccaggcCGTGCAGGGCATCATCAAACGCCAGCCCACCTCCCTGGACCTTTCCTGGACCCCCGTGTCCAAGAGACAGATCACCCTGCTCATACACCGCCTGCCAGGTAGGACACACATATATagctactgtacacacacacacacacacaacaacatccACCACaacagtctacacacacaccttaccaTTGCAAGATGAATTAAAAccttctccatcctctctctctcttccaccccgTCTCTTCCATCAGGTCTGAAGGAGTTGATGATAGCAGGTTGCTCCTGGTCGTCCATGTCAGCCCTGTCCACCCCCAGCCTGCCGTGCCTCCGTACCCTGGACCTGCGCTGGGCAGAGGGGGTCAAAGACACCCAGATCAGGGACCTGGTCACACCACCAGGTCACTAGCCGATACTAACTGACTAACAGGGGTGTTAGGAGTTAAATCTCTCTCCTTTTCCTACAGGCCGTTATGACTGCAGCAGGCCACTGGTGCCGTGTGTGTTTGACTATAGTAGTTTGTCTTTGAGGAATTATGTAGCTGCTTCACCTCCCCTATGATGAATGAATCTCGAGTTTTAGGTGGTTGGGTTTGGCGAGTAAGTATTGTATATTGAATGGGGTGGGTGTGTGACGGTACTGTACGTatctaacccctctctccctgcagGTTGTGACAGTCGGTCTCGGCTGCGTGGCTGTGTGGCGCTGCGTCTAGCCGGCCTGGACATCAGTGACTCCACCCTGAGGCTGATTCTCCGTCACATGCCCCTGCTAGAGAGGCTGGACCTGGCCCACTGCAGGGACCTCACGGATCAGTCCGTCTGCCTGCTCACCGCCGCCGGCACACGCAACACGCTCACGGAGATCAACCTCGCAGGtaggtgcgcacacacacacacatactctctccctcccatggAATGCATAGAGATAAACCTTGAAGGTACACACAACCCACATGTGAATTTGCAATTGCTG
This genomic interval from Salvelinus alpinus chromosome 6, SLU_Salpinus.1, whole genome shotgun sequence contains the following:
- the kdm2aa gene encoding lysine (K)-specific demethylase 2Aa isoform X3; this translates as MEDKRRPRFSKRLRSGTRRRYHDDGISDDEIEGKRTFDLEEKLTSERFTSDRVKRMEGKDLTFEYIQRGGLRDPIIFEKPDGLGIKMPDPDFSVNDVKIFVGSRRMMDVMDVSTQKGIEMSMAQWRRYYETPPSQRDKLYNVISLEFSHTKLENLVQRPASVDIIDWVDNMWPRHLKERQRDSTNSITDMQYPKVQKYCLMSVQGCYTDFHIDFGGSSVWYHILRGGKVFWLIPPTPQNLELYEDWVLSGKQGDIFLGDKAQDCQRIELKQGYTFMIPSGWIHAVYTPVDTLVFGGNFLHSFNIPMQLNIYSIEDRTRVPAKFRYPFYYEMCWYVLERYLFSLTNTSYLTPDFQKHSLGIGLTRDPSTCESVNGHTQEEDEEEAPPTQGSKPGVKVHLTPFELEGLWNLLGKLESLPSQKNCVPAGIHDAPALLHDIRALLKEHANDIPKLSYTGKPIVKWPKRPSWYQPPPPPPPVARPKLSATVVPPRPQKPASSMSVLRRRRVRCKRCEACVRTECGDCNFCRDMKKFGGPGKLKQTCVLRQCLAPGLPLSVVCEICAEGNQEGGEGPVFALTLMECSNCAQIAHPACLKVTGDGVVNTDLPSCWECPKCVLGITDTEVKGDKNKMLHAKRKSSSYLDGRIAKIYRRHSRDDDDSGSDDDDDDDEGSRGGGGGAAQKMSGPRPRGSGSASRRGYGTGRRGIWRGSSHRGAGRGSGLAPHSSLKMRRGRGGLGAGRGDREGGRRERGGRVRLRGGTRMQRRRDESEEDDDDDDDDEEDDDSEEDRQHHHRQRRRRRRTDDDEEDDDEEDDDEEDSSARDLEGEDEDVEDEEDDENRSDSEPEPPVLLVSDLNDDLLNGSYLTVTLQRPPRAKRHPGSIVPKLEAAMSPRTHGGGPGYVQHKTLGKTRHKNGTVATGNGLAQPAKNPVGRPPRHRINNPHGDTADRERERDTASHSSSDSSASPPTPPPHSSHSPSSLLSLPSFKDVGNEKGGEKEVWVAVFCYLSRAELASCMTVCKAWYKWSCDKRLWSGVDVSRCPSLSSQAVQGIIKRQPTSLDLSWTPVSKRQITLLIHRLPGLKELMIAGCSWSSMSALSTPSLPCLRTLDLRWAEGVKDTQIRDLVTPPGCDSRSRLRGCVALRLAGLDISDSTLRLILRHMPLLERLDLAHCRDLTDQSVCLLTAAGTRNTLTEINLAGCNKLTDGCLAYLKRASGLALLDLRGCKGVTLRGCEGFISDLSHCVLFCMTEEKLIQRIS